CGATCTGCTGCGCGGCGAGCTCGGCTTCGAGGGGACGGTGGTTTCGGATTACGACGCCATCACCATGCTGAAGACCTACCACCGCGTGGCGGCCGACGAACGCGAAGCCGCAGTAAAGGCCCTGCGGGCGGGGATCGACGCGGAATTGCCGACGCGCGTCTGCTACGGCGAGCCCCTGCGGGCCGCCCTCGACGAGGGCCTTGTGTCGATCGAGGAAATCGACGCCTCCGTCCGGCGGATACTGCAGGCGAAATTCGAACTCGGCTTGTTCGAGAATTCCTTTGTGGACGAAGGACGCGCGGCGGAGAGCTTCGAAACGGCGGATCAGCGCGCGCTGGCCCGCGAGGCCGCCGCGCAAACGCTGGTCCTCCTTAAAAACGACGGCACCCTGCCGCTGAAGAATCCGCGGACGATCGCCGTCATCGGTCCCAACGCCGATTCCCCGCGCAATATGTTGGGGGATTATTCCTACGCCGCGGACGTGGAGTTGATGACGCATTCGCCCGTGGCCGCGTTCAAGCTGATGCAGGGGGTGGACCAGGATTTCCTGGACCGGCATTCGGTGAAGGTTCCCTCCATCCTGGAGGGGATCCGCGAACGGGCCGGGACGGAGGCCCTGATCCTGCACGCCTGGGGCTGTCCGGTGGTCGGGGATGACCGCACCGGAATTGCCGAGGCGGCGGCCGCGGCGAAAAAAGCGGACGTGGTGATCCTCGTGTTGGGCGACAAATCCGGGTTGACTTGGGATTGCACCTGCGGGGAGACCCGCGACCGCACCCGGCTGGGTTTGCCGGGCGTGCAGGACGAGCTGGTCCGGGCCGTTGCGGCGGCCGGGAAACCGATCGTCGCCGTGCTGATCAACGGCCGCCCGGCTTCGATCCCTTGGCTGCAGGAAAACGCCTCAGCCATCTTGGAGGCCTGGCTGCCCGGGGAGGAGGGAGCCGCGGCGGTGGCCGACGCGCTGTTCGGGTCGGTCAACCCCGGAGGAAAACTGCCGGTGACGGTGGCGCGTTCGGCCGGCCAGGTGCCGATGAGCTATAACCACAAGCCCTCGGGCAACCGCTCCTTTTTCTACGAATACTACATGGATTCCCCGAACACCCCGCTGTATCCTTTCGGACACGGGTTAAGCTACACGACGTTCGAATACGCCGGATTGTCGGTGACCCCCGCCGAAGCGCGGGCCGGAAGCGTCGTCGACATCCGCGTGAAGGTCGCCAATGCCGGAAAAACCGCCGGGGACGAGGTCGTGCAGTTGTACGTCTGCGATCCGCTGGCTTCCACTCCGCGGCCGGTGAAGGAGTTGAAAGGCTTCCGCCGGATCTCCCTCGCACCCGGCGAAACCCGGACCGTCATCTTCCATCTGCCCGTCGACCTGCTGGCCTTCTACGATGAAGCGCTGGACCTCGTGGCCGAGGCGGGAAAGATCGAGGTGATGATCGGCGGTTCTTCCGAGGATATCCGTCTGACCGGCGGGTTTACCGTGATCGGTCCGCCCAAGGTAAAGATTGCCAGGCGCGTTTTCAATTGTCCGGTGGAGGTGCAGTAGGCGGACGGGGCGGCGGCAATCCCAAGCCGCGGGCAGACCTGAAGGGTAGCCCATGACAAAGCCCTGAAATTGGCAGGATTTGCCATGGGGAGCCCCGTTCGTGCGGTCCGTGGCGGATGAAGCGGTCTTTTTTTGGATGTGCTCAGCCAGCAATCGTCAAACTGTCCCCCGCCCTCGGTGTATTCATCGCCGAGGGTGAATTTCGCCGGGATCCATGGAATCATCGAAAACCACGGGATCCCGACTTCAAGCTCCTCCGTTTGGCAGGGGCGGGGGCCGGGATGACGAAGGAATCCAGGAACACCGGCAGCGCTTTTTGAGGTTTTTTCGGGGATAGACAGCCTGAGCGGCGTCTCATTTTTTCGGGTTTGCGCGGAATAGAAGAGTCCGCTTTTTTGGGATCCGGGTACAATGGTATGGATTTACAGGGCCGCCGCGCCTCGGGGAAGGCGGGCGGCGGTCTTTTCGCCGTACCCTCAAATCGGAAAGGAAGACCCAAGATGAGCGCTTACGTTTTGATGGGAAAGTATTCGCAGGATGCGCTTAAGAAGATCAGCGCCAGGCGCACCGCCGGAGCTGCCGCGGTGATTCGTAAAAACGGCGGCGAACTGAAGGCGGGCTATGCGCTGTTAGGCGAGGTGGATGTCGTCCTCATCGCCGATTTTCCGGACAACGCCAAAGCGATGAAAGCTTCGATCGAGCTTACGCGTTTGCTGGGGATCGGTTTTCGCACCGCCCCGGCGGTCAGCGTGGAATATTTCGACACCATGATGGCGTAAAGCATCGCGGGTGCGGCGGTCCGGCGAATCCGGCCGGACGGGAGCCCCCTGCCATAAGGCGGACCGAGTTCCGGATATCGAAAACGGCAAGCCTCCGTCCGGGAGAGCGGCGGTTACATCGTGCCGCTGAGCAAATCGTCCCCCGGGGGATGATCCGGAAATTGCAGGCGCGTTGTATGCCGATCCGGGGAAGGAGGCCGAGGCCGGAAAGGGGGGCGGACGGCCGCGCTGTTCGGAAAACGGGTATTCATTTACAATACAACGGTCTCCAAGGGATCCCTAAGGATAGGATAATTCCATGATCATCAAGCGGCGGATCGACGGCACCATCCGGCTCAGCCGGTACCGCGAATTTCTTTGGTTCGTGCTCATCACCACCCTGCTCGGGGTGGCCTCCTCCAACGGCGAATTCGGCATCCGGATGGTGACGGTGCTGATCGCCAACTGGATGGCGGTGGCGTTCATGTTCATGATCAACGACGTAGAGGACGCGCCGGACGACGCGCTTTGCCCTCAAAAGGCAATGCGCAATCCGATTTCCGCGGGGATGCTTTCTCACCGCAGCGGTTGGTGGGTGTCGATTCTGGTGGGTTTGCTGGCCGGTTTCCTCTACCTGCTGTTGGGCGTCGGACCGGCCGTGTGGGGATGGATCGGCCTGTTCCTGGGGTACGTGTATTCCTGGAAGCGGATCCGGCTGAAAAATTTTCCGATCGTGGATTTCCTCTCCCACGGCATGATGCTCGCCGGGTGCCAGTTCCTGGCGGCGTTTTACACTTTTTCCCCCGGAGTCTACTGGTGGTGGCCGTTCCCGTTTATCATGACGGTGTCGATTTCCATGTACGGCGAGTTGTTCAACGAATTGCGGGATTTCCACAAGGACCGCGAAGCCGGCTTGACCCACACGGCGCTGTTGGTCGGGTACCAGCCGACGGCGGTTTTAATGTACAGCCTGCTCGGGATCGGAGTTCTCTCGGCCGTCATCACCCTGATCGGGATCATGATCGTGCCTTTCTGGGTGCTGGTCATCACCGGCGTCCTGCTGATCTGCCTGCTGATCCCGGCGATCGTGAGGATCGCCCGCCGGGCGCGGACCCGGGCGGCCGAGTACGAACCGCTGCACAAACCGTTCGAGATCTCCTTTGCGGTGGCGCTTTCCACATATTACGTATACCCGTGGCTGGGAGCGTTGGGGGCCCGCCTTCTGCATTGGCTGCCGCGCTTCTCGTTTTTCTAACGGACGCCGAAAGAGAGTCTGGAAATCCTCCTTGCGGACGACCTTCCCAAGGCGCCGGTGGAAGGGATTCGCAGCGGTATTGTCCGATATTCTCCTAGCCTGGAAGGACCTCCCGGGCTCGGGGGGCAATTTCTCCACCGGCGCGCTTTCTTTGGCTCCGCGCCGCAGGGGGAAGGCGGGCAGACTGCACGATTTGCTCCAATTTGTTATAATACGCGCGCTATTCGGGCGCATAGCTCAGTCGGTTAGAGCGCTTCACTCACATTGAAGAGGTCGGGGGTTCGAGTCCCTTTGCGCCCACAGTTCCTCGGTTACCAGGGGGTGTGCATGCACGCAAGTTACTCATCGGTTGACACTCCAGCCTTTTCCGAATCCAGAGAAGCCGATCGCTTAACCCGGCGCAACCGGGCTGGATTCCCGCGTGGCGCCAAGGGAGATCGTATTCCCGGGATGGGATTCCGGATGAATCTTTTCCTCCCCTGACTGCTCGGGGTCCGCTGGATTCCCAAAAAGCGCATGGGTATCGCCGCGGAAGATTGGCCGCTGGCCGCTGGGCGCTTCACTCAAGGAAGGCCGGACCATCGCGCGGAAGGGCGAGGCCGAGGACCGCCCATTGTGACGGGATTCAAGGACATATCTGCGGCTCGGCGGGCGGCGCGGCAAGCCTCTGCGGGTGTTCACCGACGGCTTCTTCTTCATCATCAAACACCGGATCGCCACGGCCGAGCAAGCCGGCGCCGGGATGGGCGCGGCGGACGCGTGCGAGTTCGAGAAGTCCGCCGACGAGGTGACCAAGCGCTTCTCCCAATCCTTGCAGGATCCGTACGGGGCCGCCAGGGCGGAGACGGCACTCCAACAGCAGGTCCGCGAAACGACGGCCCCGCCCGCGAAAGAGGAGAAGACGGTACAATCGAAGAAATGAAAATTGTGCGGGTGGATCCGGGAGTGAAAAGGCAGGTCGGGGAGTTCCTCGACCTGCCTTTTTCCCTCTACCGCGGCTGTCCGCAGTGGGTGCCGCCGCTGGCGGCCGACGCCCGGTCCATGCTCGACCGCAAGCGGCATCCGTTCTACCGGCATTCCGACGCGGCGTTTTTCCTGGCGGACGACGGCGGACGGCGCGCAGTGGGGCGGATCGCGGTTCTCGACAACCGGCACTACAACGAATACAACCGCGAGCGGACCGCTTTCTTTTACCTGTTTGAATGCCGGGATGATTCCGCCGCCGCCAAAGCGCTCTTTCATGCGGCGGCGGATTGGGCCCGGGCGCGGGGGTTGAACCGTTTGTGGGGGCCGAAAGGATTCACCTCGCTGGACGGCATGGGCCTGCTTGTGCGCGGATTCGAGCACCGGCCTGCGCTTGGGATCCCGTACAACTTCCCCTACTATCCGAAGCTGATGGAGGAAAGCGGTTTCCGCGGCACGGCGGACGTCGTCTCCGGATACTTCAACCGTTCCGCGCAACTGCCCGAGCACATCCACAAAATGGCGGAGATCGTCCGGCGCCGGCGCGGATTGCGGATTTTACAATTCCGCTCGCGGCGAGACCTGGCTAAAGTCGTCCCGCGCCTGCAGAAGCTGTACAACGATTCGCTCGCCGGCACGACCGGCAACACGCCGCTGACCGACGACGAGGCCAAAGCGATGGCGGACCAGATCTTGTGGTTCGCCGATCCGCACCTGATCAAACTGATCGCCAAGGGAGACGAGTTGGTGGGGTTCGTCTTCGCGTATCCAGACATCTCGGCCGCGCTGCAGCGCACCCGCGGGCGCTTGTTCCCGTTCGGGTGGATCGACCTCCTATTGGAATTGAGGCGCACTAAGTGGGTCAACCTCAACGGCGCAGGGATCGTCGATAAATACCGCGGCTTGGGCGGGACGGCGATTCTCTTCGACGAGATGGCCAAGAGCCTGCAGGCGGGGAACTTTGAACACGCCGACGTGGTCCAGGTGGGCGTGGAGAACGACAAGATGCAGCGCGAGCTGCGCGGCCTGGGATTCGATTTTTACAAAACGCACCGGATGTACGAAAAGGCGATATAACGATTGATTATCGTCCTTTGAGAATCGACAATCGGAGAACCCAATATCGGAGATACAGACCTGTGAAAGCGGGGCTTTGAAAATTCCTGCGGGGATCTTGCCCAGGGGGAGACGGATCGTTTTTTTTGTAAAGAGCCGGATGCTGCGTTTTTACTCCGAGACGAGAAGAAAATCAACAGCCGTATTCGAGCTATGGAAGTTGGCAGAAATAGGATTTTTCCAAGCAAAACCTTGCCGCCGAGCTTAAAATCTGAACTTCAGAGGGCGAAAGGCTGGTTTTTTATGGATAATTTGCGGAAATACCGCATGATCTTTCATATCTTTGTTATTGATTAGCGTGGCACCCTATGATAGGAAAGCCAATAATTGCCATGGAATCAAAATTGGGGGGATAAGGGATCTATTAAGATTCAGCAATTGCTGCAGAAACCGGAGAAGTATATTTGATTTCCATCAAGGAAGCGCCATGAAAATGGATAAAAAAAGATTCCGATGGATTTTATTCCTGGCGGGCCTGGTTTGGATTTCTGGCTGCCAGGGGGATCCGAGCGTCGTGCCCACCTCCTCCGCTACTCCCACGCGGGCAATTGCCACCGAAACCCAGACCCCCACCGTTACTGCCACGGGAACCATCCCGCCCCATGAATTAATCCACCCTTCGCAAACTCCCACGCTCGCCGCCCAGCAGGCGGCGAAGTACAGATTGAAGGTCTTGACGGCAGAGAACATATCCCAGGCGAAAATTCTGCCCCTATCACCCAAGCTGACGCCGGCGCCGCTTTCGGTGGCTTGGGCGGCCGACGGGAAAACGGTTGCCATCGGAACCAGTGGGAGTTTTCTCCTGAAGGATCCGAAGGGGGACGCCATCTACGAGCGGAGGGTGACCTACGGAGTGCAAGCCATTGCTTTTTCACCGGATGGCGGGGAGGTGGCATTCGCCGACGGGCATAATGTATACGTCTTCCCGGTGAACGCGCCGCAAAAAGAAACCGCCCTAACCGGCCATACCCGCGCGGTCTTGGCGCTGGTTTTTGACGATGCGGGCAAGCTTCTGGCGTCGGCCGGCGAGGACAACCAGATAATTTTTTGGCAGGATAATTCTCCGCAGAAGAAAACGGTTCTCAAGAACGATAATCCCTTGATCCGGGGATTGGCCTTCACACCTGATTCAAAATACCTCTTTTCTTCCTCGGATGGAGGGGCCATCCGAAAATGGAATTTGGAGACCCAATCCGTGGAGCGGGAGTTCGATTGCGCATGCGAGGGGACGACCCGGCTGATGCGGGTGGAGGGCATCCTCTACGCGGGAACGGAGGAAGGCTGGCTGCAATCCTGGGACATGGCAGAGGGAACCAGGGGACTGCAATTCGACACCGGATTGGGACAGATACGCTCGCTGACTCCGCATGGCAGTGAAGGACAGATCCTCTTGGCGGGCATGGATGGGAGAGTGGGGATTCTGGCGGGCGGCCGGGAAAGCGACTTCCGGGTTCTCTCCCTGACCTACGGCGCGATCACCTCGGCGGCCTCCGACCCGCAAGGCGGGCAAATCCTCATCGCGGCTTCCGATCATTTGGCGGTAACCGTGGATTCGATATCAGGGGAATGGAAGAACACGCTTTTTTCCGGGACTCCGGGCGGGGCGCGGGATTTTTCCTTCAATCGCGATGGAACCTATATCTATCATTCCTTATGGTCGGCCTTCTCGCGCTGGAACATGGCGCAATCGATCAACCAAAGCGTCACCGCTTATTCGCGTATCTCCTCGATCTTCGGGACAAACCCCTGGGCGTTCCTGCCGGATGGAAACCTGATCGTCATTCTGGAAGACAGCAACCGAAGAAATTCTCTGGCAATCCTGGATCCGGACTCGGGGGGGATTGAGAAAATACCCGAGACGGAAACCATGTCGCCGATCATAGCGGCCGATGTGGACTCGACGGGAAAGTACCTGGCCTGGCAGATCGAAGGGTATGGACGCGGAGCCGGTCTCCTGAATTTCATGGGCCTCGACGGTCAGGAAAGAACCCAATGGGCAAGCGAGATGCCCGGATACGGGTATTGGGCATTCCGACGCCCGTTGGCGCTTCTTTCCAATCGCATCCTGTTTACCGCCGGACCGGACGGCTTGCGTCGCTACACGGCCGGCAAGCCGGAGCCGGATCTGGTTTCACAAGAGGGGTATCTGGATCTGCGGCTGTCCACTGACGAAAAGATGCTGGCCGCTGTGGTTGCCTATCCCAGTCCCTTAAAACCCCAGGGACATATAAACATTTACCGGGTTTCCGATGACGGCAACCTGGAGCGGGTGCAGCGGATCGTGGGGGAGGCGGTGTCGCTCGGCCCGCGGGGCGAATTGCTGGCGACGCTCTACGGCGGGCTCCTTAAAGTGATCGACACGACCGACTTCCGCGAATTGCGGACCTATGTGGTTTTGGGGGAGAAAATCAAATACGTCCAATTCAGCCCGGCCGGCGATTGTTTCGCGGCGCTTACGGATAAAAACAACGTTTATATATGGGGGATCCCGGCGGATGCGGTCTGAGGCCTGGAGGGCGCCATGAAAAAACATATCCTGTTTCTTCTCGTATTTATTCTCCTGACCTCGTGCTCTTCCCCTTCGCCGGCCGCGACGGCAACACCGGTTCCCTCTCCGAGCGAGGCGCCGGTGAAGACGCCGGTGGAAACCGGCGTTTACCGGGTTGCATCACTGACGAAGATTTACGCCGGGCCGGACTCGGCTTTTTTCCCCGAATCCGGAACGCTTGCTCCTGATACCGTGATTACGATTCTGGGGTTTTGGGGGAATTATTCCCTGGTTTTAAGTGAAGGGCTGGAGGGATATGTTATGACGGAGGATATTGAACCTGCGCCGGTCGGCTCTCCTGGGCTGGACCCTTTGACCATCCCGGCCTATAACGAGATCGCGGTGGATCCGGCGCCCGACGATCTGGTCCGTTATGGATGGATGAGTTCCCCCCGCTGGATGCTGGCCGCTCCCCCGAACGGATTTCTCATCTGGGAAATCCAAGTTTCCGATCCGGCTCCGGCAGGCTTGAGTATCGCCATCTCTGCGTCCTCCCCGCTTCTGGCCAAGGATCCCTGGCGGTCGCACTCGATAGTGCTTGGAATGGAATCGGACTCTGTGCTCACGCTCGAGCTGAATGACGGTCTGAAGGCCGCATCACCGGCCGAGGCGCTGCTGTATTCGGATTCGATCGGGAAGATTCCCGCCGGCGGGCGGTTTCTGCTCATGGCGGGGATGGAAAAAGGCGTTTTGCAGAGCATGGTGTTCCGCGAAGGGGAAAGCTCCGCGGCGCCGATCGCATCGTATTCCACCTCGGCGTTGAACCTCTCCTTTATGAAAGGAAACCGGGCGGAGATCCATACCGCTCTACGGGGCGCATCGTCGGTAGATCCGGAGGGGCTGGAGATTCAGGTCCGGGCTATCCCGGACGGAATCCACAACAACCAATTGAGGCCGGGGAACAATTCTTTGGTCTCACCCGGTCGGCTGGTTCTCAACGGTGACGGATCGGTCTTGGCCCTCCAGGATACCGGCGGGCGTGTTGATTTCGTGGAGACTGGAACGTGGTCCAAGATCGGATCGGTCTCGACCAAATTATATCCGGGTGGGATGGATTTTTCATCAAGCGGTCTTGTGGCGACGGTCGGGAGCGATCACCGACTGGCCGTGTTCAACATGCTGGACGGCTCACTGGTCGCCCTTCGCCCGGGGTGGCCTGAGTCGCCGGACCCCGCTTGCAGGGCTCAGTTTGATTACTCGGAAAGCTTGATCGGGATGAACTGCGGCGGGGGACTAGTCGGCCTATTTCGCGCCTCCGATGGGGCCGCCATTTCCTCGGTCAGCCCCTTTCCCCTTTTCCGGAGTTATCGAATTGGTCGGGACCTTCTATCGATTCATGGCGCCGTCAGGGGGTCCACCAGTTTAATTTCGGCCATTGCCGTCACGAAAGATTTTCAGACTTGGCGGTTTATCCGCATCGAAGGTCACGACAACCTTGTCGGGATGGGGGATGAGGGAGGGATATTCGCCTCGCTCAATCCCAACAAATCCAGTATAAATATTTTTGAAATCCGCGAAGACAAGCTCAATCCGGCTCCGGTCCTGTACGTGCCGGTTACCCCGGGAGAATCCCAAGAGGATCCTTTCGTCGGCGCCGAGGCCGTATTCTTCGAACACAATACGAAAACCATCCTTGTTTTCATCTATGCGCAGCATCTGCAGTTTTCGGTCTACGCCGTCGGGAATAACAAGGCGCTGTTCTCCCAATCGTTTCCGATCGAGTCCACCGCCTTTAACTATACATTCAGCCGGGACGGGAGGACTCTGGCGTTCCTTTCCGCCGAGCGGTCGTTGACCCTCATGCGTTTTTCCGATCCGGTCGAAATCCGGGAATGGTCTATGCCCATATAGCATTATTATTGACCAAATAAAGCCGGTGTATTTTTTCGTATGGGAAACCCGTCGACCATCAGACGAAAAAAGCGATAATCCTTTTCCCAAACCCTTCATGTTCTTCGTGGATAAATATTATTCAATCGCGAAGGGCGTCGAGCAGGCTGTCGCCGATTTCCAATAAAGAATTCACCGTCCGGTCCGCCGCAAGGTAATGCGGGTCGTTTCGCAATTCCGGCAGCGGGACGGCGATGCACTTCATTCCGGCGGCCTTGGCGGCCTGCACGCCGGCGATCGAATCCTCGATCGCCAGGCACGCCTGCGGCGGAACCCCGAGGCTTGTTGCCGCGGCAAGATACACGTCCGGGTGGGGCTTTCCGCGGGGTTCGTTTTCCGCCGAGCAGACCGCTTCGAAATACGGCCGTACCCCCAGGCGGTCGAGCACCGCATCGATGAGCGACCGGGCCGAGGACGAGGCCAGCGCCAGGCGCAGCCCGCGCGAACGGAAGAGGCCCAGGGCGTCCATCAACCCCGGCATGGCCTCGCCCCGTTCACGCACCCGGCGGATCACCCCCCGGAGGATCTCCGCGGCGAGGATCTCCGGCGGGGGGCCGTTCCACGGCCGGCGATCGTACCAGTAACGGGTCACTTCCCCGATGCGCATGCCCGTGGTCAGGATGCAATCCGACTCGGTCAGCTGCAGGCCGTGCCGGCCGAAGATTTCGATTTCCGATTCGCGCCAAAACGGTTCAGAATCGATCAGGATTCCGTCCATGTCGAACACAACCGCCCGGAGCGGGGAGGGGCGCGGGGTCATGGCGCGGGTCCTCAGGAATTCCGCACGGCGGTGAGGAATCCGATGTGTTTGTGGACGGGGTTGTCGCGCAGGGTCACGGCGAATCCCTTGCGGCGCAGAAAGTCCGCCAGTTCGCTGTGGGAGTGGGGCGTGCAGCCGTCGTGGTACTCCATGGCAATGCGCTCGATCCGGCGGAGGGTTTCGTCGGACGCACCGAGGAAAATCTCATATTCCGCGCCCTCGCAATCGACCTTGAGGAGATCGCAACGGGCGAATCCGGCTTTACGGAGCGCCTCTTCCAGCGTGGCGCCCTCAACCGTGAGTGCGGAAGACGGAGCGGATCCTTCGCCCGGCGCGGTGCTATGCTGGACCGCGATTCCGGTGGCGGTCTGCAGACGCATCGGACCGGAGTGCGCGCCGACGGCCAGGGGGAACGCCTGCACGTTGCGAATGCCGTTCAACAGGAGGTTCTCCTTTAACAGGTCGAAAGATTCGGCGAACGGTTCGAAGGCGGCGATTCGACGCTGCGGATGACCCCGGGCGGCGCGGATGGAAAAATCCCCCAATCCGGCGCCGATGTCCATCACCGTCCACTCCTCGCACCAGGCGGGAAGGTCCATCTCATAGTCGCGGTCGAGGCAGGTTTCCTTGATGATCCACAGGTCCATCAGGCTGCGGAGGCGGAAGGCGCTTCCGTCGGTCAGCCGCACCGTCACCGGACGGGGCGGGCGGCCGGCCAGCAGGCGCGCCGCGCTTCCCCAACTCCGGATTCCGGCCAGGAGGGTGGGGATGGATCGCAGGTAGTAAAACCAACGGGCGAGCATATTCCGGTTCCTTTTTTATCCGGATTTCACACCGAACGGCAAGGGTACCTTGTTTTTCGCTTGGATGTCAATCCCATTTTGAGGATCCGTCCGCAAAGGACGGTAGTACTTCTGCTTTCCCCTTGCCTGACAAGATATGAAAGAGGATAATAAGTGGGGCGGATTTCCTGAAGAAAGGCGGGCGGTCCCATGCTGATCGCGATCATCCCGGCCTACAACGAAGAGCGATTCATCGGCTCGGTTGTGCTGAAGGCGAAGAAATACGTCGATGCGGTCCTGGTGATTGACGACGGCTCGAAGGACCTCACGGCGGAAGTCGCCCGGGCGGCCGGGGCGGTGGTGGTGCGGCATGAGACCAACCGCGGCAAGGGCGCGGCGCTGAATTCGGGGTTCGAGAAGGCGCGGGAACTGCGGGCGCAGGCGGCGGTGGTGCTGGACGGGGACGGACAGCACCGGCCAGAGGACATTCCAACCGTCATAGCGCCAATCCATGATGAGAAGGCAGATATTGTTGTGGGATCACGATATTTGGAGCAACAGAGTCATATCCCGTTTGTCCGAATTCTTGGCCATCGTTTTTTTAATTCGTTCACCAATTGGTTGACCGGTACGCACGTTACGGATTCACAAAGCGGATTCCGCGCCTTTTCGACAAAAGCCCTTCAGAGAATCAAGTTCAAATCGGAGGATTTCTCCGTGGAATCGGAAATGCAATTCCTTGCAGCGCAACAAGATTTACAGTTGACCGAAGTGCCAATTGTCATCTGCTATCCGGAAAGACCCAAACGATCGGTTATTGCGCATGGGGTCTCGGTGCTGAACGGGATTCTTCGGCTTGTCGGCCAGCACCGTCCGCTGTTGTTTTTTGGAGTACCGGGAGCTATTTTAATAACAATGGGTTTGCTGTGGGGCGCCTGGGTAGTGGATATTTATTCGCGATATCAGACGCTTGCCATCGGATACGCGCTGATAAGTGTTTTCCTTTCGATCGTTGGAATGTTCTTTTTATTAACCGGGATCATTCTGCATTCTATCCGCGCGCTGTTGATGGAATTAAAATCCGCCATGGCAAAATAGCGTTGATATCCAGCCTTCGGAGACCTTCGACGCCCTGCGAGAGTGGATCCCAGGATCTCTTCTAGCCAGAAAAGGCTCGCGCCCGTCATCGCTGTCGATAAATAAAACCGGAGGAACCGGTAATGATTTGTAAAAAACCATATGGTAGAAAAACTGAAAATTCGTACGCTTGGTGTACGCATCCCCCACGAACTGGATCTTATCGGGATCGTTTTGTACATCATCCGTGAGTCTTTTCCTGCTCAAAGATAAAATTCATCTACGGATATTCTACATATCGAATAAAGGGGATGATGGAGACCTGTGGATTAGGAACGGCGGATAGAATAATTCTCAGACACATCGAAAATAAGGAAGGGTTTCCATTTATGCAAGCATTGACTCTCTGGAAATACGATCTGGAAGTGCCCAAAGTTGAATTGGATTTTTACCCGCAGTATCTTTGCAGGGCTTTCAGGAATATCGACCTTCTTCCATATAAAAATTCAACCCTAAATTTAGTAGGCACATTGGTTTTATTAAAAAATGCTAATCCGGACGATTTCCTCTCGCTTTTTTGGGAGTCACATTGGCCGATACAACCTGTTGGACAAACTCTGCTATTGGCACCATCGACATGGTGTGGGAGAAAGACCCAAGCACATTCGATAGAAGAGAATTTTGGTTGTCAATTTTACGAAGTAGAAAATCCGGATTTATTTCGACCGGAGGATGTGATTGGCGGGTTACAGAGATACGGAATCTATCTAATTGAGAA
This genomic interval from Anaerolineales bacterium contains the following:
- the hxpB gene encoding hexitol phosphatase HxpB; its protein translation is MTPRPSPLRAVVFDMDGILIDSEPFWRESEIEIFGRHGLQLTESDCILTTGMRIGEVTRYWYDRRPWNGPPPEILAAEILRGVIRRVRERGEAMPGLMDALGLFRSRGLRLALASSSARSLIDAVLDRLGVRPYFEAVCSAENEPRGKPHPDVYLAAATSLGVPPQACLAIEDSIAGVQAAKAAGMKCIAVPLPELRNDPHYLAADRTVNSLLEIGDSLLDALRD
- a CDS encoding GYD domain-containing protein; the encoded protein is MSAYVLMGKYSQDALKKISARRTAGAAAVIRKNGGELKAGYALLGEVDVVLIADFPDNAKAMKASIELTRLLGIGFRTAPAVSVEYFDTMMA
- a CDS encoding UbiA family prenyltransferase, with translation MIIKRRIDGTIRLSRYREFLWFVLITTLLGVASSNGEFGIRMVTVLIANWMAVAFMFMINDVEDAPDDALCPQKAMRNPISAGMLSHRSGWWVSILVGLLAGFLYLLLGVGPAVWGWIGLFLGYVYSWKRIRLKNFPIVDFLSHGMMLAGCQFLAAFYTFSPGVYWWWPFPFIMTVSISMYGELFNELRDFHKDREAGLTHTALLVGYQPTAVLMYSLLGIGVLSAVITLIGIMIVPFWVLVITGVLLICLLIPAIVRIARRARTRAAEYEPLHKPFEISFAVALSTYYVYPWLGALGARLLHWLPRFSFF
- a CDS encoding glycoside hydrolase family 3 C-terminal domain-containing protein, coding for MNQIESNPKYLDATRAVSIRLSDLLSRMTVEEKLSQLTAYWFHDLLDGNSLSDDRMRTLLGDGIGQISRVGGSSTLPPVEVARAGNRVQRFLKEHTRLRIPALLHEECCFGYMGLGGTIFPQMIGLAGSWNPELVERVAREIRRQMLSVGARQGLAPGLDIGADPRWGRIEETFGEDPLLVTRMGVAYIRGVQGDDPAQGILATGKHFIGHSLSDGGLNCAPVRLGPRTMREVNLMPFQAAVAEAGIRSVMNAYIELDGEVVAASRPILTDLLRGELGFEGTVVSDYDAITMLKTYHRVAADEREAAVKALRAGIDAELPTRVCYGEPLRAALDEGLVSIEEIDASVRRILQAKFELGLFENSFVDEGRAAESFETADQRALAREAAAQTLVLLKNDGTLPLKNPRTIAVIGPNADSPRNMLGDYSYAADVELMTHSPVAAFKLMQGVDQDFLDRHSVKVPSILEGIRERAGTEALILHAWGCPVVGDDRTGIAEAAAAAKKADVVILVLGDKSGLTWDCTCGETRDRTRLGLPGVQDELVRAVAAAGKPIVAVLINGRPASIPWLQENASAILEAWLPGEEGAAAVADALFGSVNPGGKLPVTVARSAGQVPMSYNHKPSGNRSFFYEYYMDSPNTPLYPFGHGLSYTTFEYAGLSVTPAEARAGSVVDIRVKVANAGKTAGDEVVQLYVCDPLASTPRPVKELKGFRRISLAPGETRTVIFHLPVDLLAFYDEALDLVAEAGKIEVMIGGSSEDIRLTGGFTVIGPPKVKIARRVFNCPVEVQ
- a CDS encoding WD40 repeat domain-containing protein; this translates as MDKKRFRWILFLAGLVWISGCQGDPSVVPTSSATPTRAIATETQTPTVTATGTIPPHELIHPSQTPTLAAQQAAKYRLKVLTAENISQAKILPLSPKLTPAPLSVAWAADGKTVAIGTSGSFLLKDPKGDAIYERRVTYGVQAIAFSPDGGEVAFADGHNVYVFPVNAPQKETALTGHTRAVLALVFDDAGKLLASAGEDNQIIFWQDNSPQKKTVLKNDNPLIRGLAFTPDSKYLFSSSDGGAIRKWNLETQSVEREFDCACEGTTRLMRVEGILYAGTEEGWLQSWDMAEGTRGLQFDTGLGQIRSLTPHGSEGQILLAGMDGRVGILAGGRESDFRVLSLTYGAITSAASDPQGGQILIAASDHLAVTVDSISGEWKNTLFSGTPGGARDFSFNRDGTYIYHSLWSAFSRWNMAQSINQSVTAYSRISSIFGTNPWAFLPDGNLIVILEDSNRRNSLAILDPDSGGIEKIPETETMSPIIAADVDSTGKYLAWQIEGYGRGAGLLNFMGLDGQERTQWASEMPGYGYWAFRRPLALLSNRILFTAGPDGLRRYTAGKPEPDLVSQEGYLDLRLSTDEKMLAAVVAYPSPLKPQGHINIYRVSDDGNLERVQRIVGEAVSLGPRGELLATLYGGLLKVIDTTDFRELRTYVVLGEKIKYVQFSPAGDCFAALTDKNNVYIWGIPADAV